Proteins from one Malania oleifera isolate guangnan ecotype guangnan chromosome 4, ASM2987363v1, whole genome shotgun sequence genomic window:
- the LOC131154536 gene encoding uncharacterized protein LOC131154536 isoform X2 encodes MAPETVLSTTTNGDFSDSIPDRQNPSNGETLKTPDADDFPDDIDSSCSTPYVSAPSSPGRTTVGFFYSAPASPMHFVLSKLPPSPDSNRGDAGSPASPSTSFEFEFSARFAPAGAGSAGGAMCSADELFLNGQIRPMKLASHLQRPQLLAPLVDGEEGEIIGDGFAGGDGGEVGVEAVRGRDLRLRDRSLRRRTRSLSPLRSSPPFPWRNDDVDPEDLNLKEMNQEKINKEDEEAISMESANASTSAPSMSASSSRSSSAGRSSRRWVFLKDFLYRSKSEGRGSNTTKFWSSMTFSPAKEKKINATAQATPPAPTPVETPAGEKPAKAKKSAARDSSAQKKTAAGKFANGVGKRRVPPSPHELHYTANRAQAEELRKKTFLPYKQGLLGCLGFSSRSYGAMNGFARALNPVSSR; translated from the coding sequence GACATCGACAGCTCCTGCTCCACCCCCTACGTCAGCGCCCCCTCCAGCCCCGGCCGCACTACGGTGGGATTCTTCTACAGCGCTCCCGCCAGTCCCATGCACTTCGTACTGTCCAAACTGCCGCCGTCTCCGGATTCCAATCGCGGCGACGCCGGGTCGCCTGCGTCGCCGTCGACGTCGTTCGAGTTTGAATTCTCGGCAAGATTCGCGCCGGCCGGCGCCGGAAGTGCCGGCGGGGCGATGTGCTCGGCGGACGAGCTGTTCCTGAACGGCCAGATCCGGCCGATGAAGCTCGCGTCGCATTTGCAGAGGCCGCAGCTCCTGGCTCCGCTCGTCGACGGCGAAGAAGGGGAAATTATTGGAGACGGATTCGCCGGCGGCGACGGGGGGGAGGTGGGAGTGGAGGCTGTTAGAGGGAGGGATCTGAGATTGCGGGACAGATCTCTCCGTCGGAGAACCAGATCTCTGTCGCCGCTGAGGAGCTCTCCCCCTTTTCCGTGGCGAAACGACGACGTCGATCCGGAGGATCTGAATTTGAAAGAGATGAACCAGGAGAAAATTAACAAGGAAGATGAAGAAGCGATTTCCATGGAGAGTGCGAATGCGAGTACGAGCGCTCCATCCATGTCTGCTTCATCTTCGAGGTCTTCTTCAGCTGGGAGAAGCTCGAGGAGGTGGGTTTTCCTGAAAGATTTTCTGTACAGAAGCAAAAGCGAAGGAAGAGGTAGCAACACCACAAAGTTCTGGTCTTCGATGACATTTTCTCCAGCGAAGGAGAAGAAAATAAATGCGACTGCGCAAGCCACTCCACCGGCGCCAACCCCGGTGGAAACTCCTGCTGGGGAGAAGCCGGCGAAAGCGAAGAAGAGTGCGGCCAGAGACTCGTCAGCGCAGAAGAAGACGGCAGCCGGAAAATTTGCCAACGGAGTGGGGAAGCGGCGGGTTCCGCCGTCGCCGCACGAGCTGCACTACACGGCGAACAGAGCGCAGGCGGAGGAGCTGAGGAAGAAGACTTTCTTGCCATACAAGCAAGGACTACTTGGGTGTTTGGGTTTCAGTTCAAGAAGCTACGGCGCCATGAATGGGTTTGCCAGAGCTCTGAACCCTGTTTCTTCCAGGTAA
- the LOC131154536 gene encoding uncharacterized protein LOC131154536 isoform X1, translating into MAPETVLSTTTNGDFSDSIPDRQNPSNGETLKTPDADDFPDDIDSSCSTPYVSAPSSPGRTTVGFFYSAPASPMHFVLSKLPPSPDSNRGDAGSPASPSTSFEFEFSARFAPAGAGSAGGAMCSADELFLNGQIRPMKLASHLQRPQLLAPLVDGEEGEIIGDGFAGGDGGEVGVEAVRGRDLRLRDRSLRRRTRSLSPLRSSPPFPWRNDDVDPEDLNLKEMNQEKINKEDEEAISMESANASTSAPSMSASSSRSSSAGRSSRRWVFLKDFLYRSKSEGRGSNTTKFWSSMTFSPAKEKKINATAQATPPAPTPVETPAGEKPAKAKKSAARDSSAQKKTAAGKFANGVGKRRVPPSPHELHYTANRAQAEELRKKTFLPYKQGLLGCLGFSSRSYGAMNGFARALNPVSSSEEKMFLVPTS; encoded by the exons GACATCGACAGCTCCTGCTCCACCCCCTACGTCAGCGCCCCCTCCAGCCCCGGCCGCACTACGGTGGGATTCTTCTACAGCGCTCCCGCCAGTCCCATGCACTTCGTACTGTCCAAACTGCCGCCGTCTCCGGATTCCAATCGCGGCGACGCCGGGTCGCCTGCGTCGCCGTCGACGTCGTTCGAGTTTGAATTCTCGGCAAGATTCGCGCCGGCCGGCGCCGGAAGTGCCGGCGGGGCGATGTGCTCGGCGGACGAGCTGTTCCTGAACGGCCAGATCCGGCCGATGAAGCTCGCGTCGCATTTGCAGAGGCCGCAGCTCCTGGCTCCGCTCGTCGACGGCGAAGAAGGGGAAATTATTGGAGACGGATTCGCCGGCGGCGACGGGGGGGAGGTGGGAGTGGAGGCTGTTAGAGGGAGGGATCTGAGATTGCGGGACAGATCTCTCCGTCGGAGAACCAGATCTCTGTCGCCGCTGAGGAGCTCTCCCCCTTTTCCGTGGCGAAACGACGACGTCGATCCGGAGGATCTGAATTTGAAAGAGATGAACCAGGAGAAAATTAACAAGGAAGATGAAGAAGCGATTTCCATGGAGAGTGCGAATGCGAGTACGAGCGCTCCATCCATGTCTGCTTCATCTTCGAGGTCTTCTTCAGCTGGGAGAAGCTCGAGGAGGTGGGTTTTCCTGAAAGATTTTCTGTACAGAAGCAAAAGCGAAGGAAGAGGTAGCAACACCACAAAGTTCTGGTCTTCGATGACATTTTCTCCAGCGAAGGAGAAGAAAATAAATGCGACTGCGCAAGCCACTCCACCGGCGCCAACCCCGGTGGAAACTCCTGCTGGGGAGAAGCCGGCGAAAGCGAAGAAGAGTGCGGCCAGAGACTCGTCAGCGCAGAAGAAGACGGCAGCCGGAAAATTTGCCAACGGAGTGGGGAAGCGGCGGGTTCCGCCGTCGCCGCACGAGCTGCACTACACGGCGAACAGAGCGCAGGCGGAGGAGCTGAGGAAGAAGACTTTCTTGCCATACAAGCAAGGACTACTTGGGTGTTTGGGTTTCAGTTCAAGAAGCTACGGCGCCATGAATGGGTTTGCCAGAGCTCTGAACCCTGTTTCTTCCAG TGAAGAGAAGATGTTCCTAGTTCCTACTTCCTAG
- the LOC131154537 gene encoding probable protein disulfide-isomerase A6 has translation MSRLSIRSTFGALALFFFFACVFADDVVVLTEENFHEEVGKDRGALVEFYAPWCGHCKKLAPEYEKLGASFKKAKSILIGKVDCDEHKGLCSKYDVSGYPTIQWFPKGSLEPKKYEGARTAEALTDFANTEGGTNVKIATIPSSVQVLTPENFDEVVLDETKDVLVEFYAPWCGHCKHLAPVYEKVATAFKLEEGVVIANIDADKFKDLAEKYGVSGFPTLKFFPKGNKAGQDYDGGRELDEFVTFVNDKCGTSRDGKGQLSSKAGIVTTLDDLVKEFISASNEEKKAVFARIEEEVAKLTGSTARYGKIYLKSAKNCLEKGSDYAKNEIQRLHRMLEKSISPAKVDEFTLKKNILSTFAA, from the exons ATGTCGAGGTTGTCGATCCGCTCTACATTCGGAGCCCTagctctttttttcttcttcgcGTGCGTCTTCGCCGACGACGTCGTCGTGTTGACCGAGGAAAACTTCCATGAAGAGGTGGGCAAGGATCGCGGCGCTCTGGTGGAGTTCTATGCTCCCTG GTGTGGGCACTGTAAAAAACTTGCTCCAGAGTATGAGAAGCTTGGCGCAAGCTTTAAGAAAGCAAAATCTATTTTGATCGGAAAG GTAGACTGTGACGAGCATAAGGGCCTTTGCAGCAAATATGACGTTTCTGGATACCCCACTATTCAGTGGTTTCCTAAAGGGTCTTTGGAACCCAAAAA GTATGAAGGCGCACGTACTGCTGAAGCACTTACTGACTTTGCAAATACTGAAGGAG GGACCAATGTGAAGATTGCTACAATCCCATCCAGTGTACAAGTACTAACACCAGAAAATTTTGATGAGGTTGTCTTGGATGAAACAAAAGATGTTCTTGTTGAGTTCTATGCACCATG GTGTGGCCATTGCAAACACCTTGCTCCT GTTTATGAGAAAGTTGCCACAGCATTTAAATTGGAGGAGGGCGTTGTCATTGCTAACATTGATGCCGACAAATTCAAGGATCTAGCTGAAAA GTATGGTGTAAGTGGCTTTCCTACATTGAAATTCTTCCCAAAGGGTAACAAAGCTGGTCAAGATTACGATGGTGGCCGTGAGTTGGATGAATTTGTAACTTTCGTCAATGATAAGTGTGGCACTAGTCGTGATGGAAAAGGACAACTCTCCTCAAAG GCTGGTATTGTCACAACTTTGGATGACTTGGTAAAGGAGTTCATAAGCGCTAGCAATGAGGAGAAAAAAGCAGTTTTTGCCCGGATAGAAGAGGAAGTTGCAAAGCTGACGGGTTCAACTGCCAG GTATGGCAAGATCTATCTGAAATCAGCGAAGAACTGTCTAGAGAAAGGTTCCGATTATGCTAAGAATGAAATCCAGCGGCTCCACCGCATGCTTGAAAAG TCAATCAGCCCTGCAAAAGTTGATGAGTTCACCCTCAAGAAGAACATCCTATCTACCTTCGCAGCTTGA